In Juglans microcarpa x Juglans regia isolate MS1-56 chromosome 4S, Jm3101_v1.0, whole genome shotgun sequence, a single window of DNA contains:
- the LOC121262276 gene encoding calmodulin-like protein 11 isoform X1: protein MADALTEDQVAEFREAFCLVDKDSDGYITMEELATIIQSFNENPTKEEVRDMIGEVDADGNGTIDFEEFLNIMARKMKENVAEELKEAFKVFDRDQDGYISANELRHVMMNLGERLTDEEAEQMIKEADLDGDGQVSYEEFARMMMLN from the exons ATGGCAGATGCATTGACAGAAGATCAGGTTGCAGAGTTCCGAGAAGCCTTTTGTCTCGTTGACAAGGACTCGGACG GGTACATTACTATGGAAGAATTGGCAACGATCATTCAGTCATTCAATGAAAACCCCACAAAAGAAGAAGTTCGAGACATGATTGGTGAAGTTGATGCTGATGGAAATGGGACCATAGACTTTGAAGAATTCTTGAATATTATGGCAAGAAAAATGAAG GAAAATGTTGCCGAGGAGCTAAAAGAAGCCTTCAAAGTTTTTGACAGGGATCAAGATGGATATATTTCAGCCAATGAG CTGAGACATGTAATGATGAATTTGGGGGAGAGATTGACAGACGAAGAGGCTGAGCAGATGATTAAAGAGGCTGATTTAGATGGTGATGGTCAAGTCAGCTATGAAGAGTTTGCAAGGATGATGATGCTCAATTGA
- the LOC121262343 gene encoding uncharacterized protein LOC121262343 isoform X2, with protein sequence MGTPASPNLDDYSAASTVITFDRPLPLLRGPIHAGPADDPTAGPYLLAFRDSRAWSSALRACQSKIVQQCESGARVGCALAASDKCKPPWWRAVIGRKPTDLRERERCEEREMEGCFVTAKEKCIGFARDKCATPFRDARIAIKERRVIPKDLGKLIYLASVLDRCGGGKIRNASLEVGPLQRN encoded by the exons ATGGGTACTCCTGCGTCACCAAATCTCGACGACTACTCAGCCGCTTCTACTGTCATCACGTTCGACCGCCCGCTCCCCTTGCTCCGCGGGCCCATCCATGCCGGCCCTGCTGACGATCCCACTGCCGGGCCATACCTCCTCGCATTCCGGGACTCCCGAGCCTGGAGCTCCGCGCTCCGAGCCTGCCAGTCCAAAATCGTCCAGCAGTGCGAAAGCGGGGCAAGAGTCGGGTGCGCCCTCGCGGCGTCGGATAAATGCAAACCCCCCTGGTGGCGCGCAGTGATCGGCCGGAAACCGACGGATCTAAGAGAACGAGAGCGGTGCGAGGAGCGAGAAATGGAGGGTTGTTTCGTGACGGCGAAGGAGAAGTGCATCGGGTTCGCGAGGGACAAGTGTGCGACGCCTTTCCGAGATGCGCGGATTGCCATCAAGGAAAGGCGGGTGATTCCGAAGGACCTTGGGAAGTTAATTTATTTGGCGTCGGTCCTGGATAGGT GTGGTGGCGGAAAAATCAGAAACGCTTCTCTTGAAGTGGGTCCGCTGCAGAG GAACTGA
- the LOC121262343 gene encoding uncharacterized protein LOC121262343 isoform X1 translates to MGTPASPNLDDYSAASTVITFDRPLPLLRGPIHAGPADDPTAGPYLLAFRDSRAWSSALRACQSKIVQQCESGARVGCALAASDKCKPPWWRAVIGRKPTDLRERERCEEREMEGCFVTAKEKCIGFARDKCATPFRDARIAIKERRVIPKDLGKLIYLASVLDRCTWVDLILLDQLNSRALAPTNYRASELLGSDPECFEVGGGGKIRNASLEVGPLQRN, encoded by the exons ATGGGTACTCCTGCGTCACCAAATCTCGACGACTACTCAGCCGCTTCTACTGTCATCACGTTCGACCGCCCGCTCCCCTTGCTCCGCGGGCCCATCCATGCCGGCCCTGCTGACGATCCCACTGCCGGGCCATACCTCCTCGCATTCCGGGACTCCCGAGCCTGGAGCTCCGCGCTCCGAGCCTGCCAGTCCAAAATCGTCCAGCAGTGCGAAAGCGGGGCAAGAGTCGGGTGCGCCCTCGCGGCGTCGGATAAATGCAAACCCCCCTGGTGGCGCGCAGTGATCGGCCGGAAACCGACGGATCTAAGAGAACGAGAGCGGTGCGAGGAGCGAGAAATGGAGGGTTGTTTCGTGACGGCGAAGGAGAAGTGCATCGGGTTCGCGAGGGACAAGTGTGCGACGCCTTTCCGAGATGCGCGGATTGCCATCAAGGAAAGGCGGGTGATTCCGAAGGACCTTGGGAAGTTAATTTATTTGGCGTCGGTCCTGGATAGGTGTACGTGGGTTGATTTGATTCTATTGGATCAATTGAATTCGCGGGCTTTAGCTCCAACGAATTATAGGGCGAGTGAATTGCTCGGCTCTGATCCTGAATGTTTTGAAGTAGGTGGTGGCGGAAAAATCAGAAACGCTTCTCTTGAAGTGGGTCCGCTGCAGAG GAACTGA
- the LOC121262276 gene encoding calmodulin-like protein 11 isoform X2, with the protein MADALTEDQVAEFREAFCLVDKDSDGYITMEELATIIQSFNENPTKEEVRDMIGEVDADGNGTIDFEEFLNIMARKMKVRTEELKEAFKVFDRDQDGYISANELRHVMMNLGERLTDEEAEQMIKEADLDGDGQVSYEEFARMMMLN; encoded by the exons ATGGCAGATGCATTGACAGAAGATCAGGTTGCAGAGTTCCGAGAAGCCTTTTGTCTCGTTGACAAGGACTCGGACG GGTACATTACTATGGAAGAATTGGCAACGATCATTCAGTCATTCAATGAAAACCCCACAAAAGAAGAAGTTCGAGACATGATTGGTGAAGTTGATGCTGATGGAAATGGGACCATAGACTTTGAAGAATTCTTGAATATTATGGCAAGAAAAATGAAGGTACGTA CCGAGGAGCTAAAAGAAGCCTTCAAAGTTTTTGACAGGGATCAAGATGGATATATTTCAGCCAATGAG CTGAGACATGTAATGATGAATTTGGGGGAGAGATTGACAGACGAAGAGGCTGAGCAGATGATTAAAGAGGCTGATTTAGATGGTGATGGTCAAGTCAGCTATGAAGAGTTTGCAAGGATGATGATGCTCAATTGA